The Canis aureus isolate CA01 chromosome 15, VMU_Caureus_v.1.0, whole genome shotgun sequence genome includes the window ttatttgtgggggttttttgatattgagttgtataagctctttatacatttagaatattatttatatataatttttattattgtttatattatttatatattttattatttttatattataaattatatattatttatatatttaattatatatttaaaagatatatatgtaatttgcaaatatctttcttcattcagtaggttgcctttttattttgttggtgattttctttgctatgcaaaagcgttttattttggtgtagtcccagtagtttatttttgttttatttcctttgcttaaggagatatataaagaaaaatgtgtctaCAGATGATGGGAAATTACTTCCAATGTTTGGTTATGGACTGGAAGAacgaatattgttaaaatgtccatactacccaagcaatctacagatgtgcaattcctatcaaaatacaacaatatttttcacagaactagagaaaataaaactaaaatttgtaCCACAAAAGactgagtagccaaagcaatcctgagggaATAAAGCTCAAAgtatcacaataccagatttcaagatacactacagagctgtagtgatcaaagcagtatggtactggcacaaaaatagacacatagatcaatggaacagaagagagaatgcagaaataaacccatgcttgtATGGTCAATTTATCTATGGCAAAGGAgagaagaatatacaatggggatgAGGCAGTCTCTCCCAAAaatgtgctgggaaaactgggcagctacatgtatacaaaagaatgaaaccagaccactttttTATGCCATCCACAGAAATaagctaaaaatatattaaagacttAGATGTGAaacttgaaatgataaaatttcttACCAGTATTTTTTAAGACCACAAGTTACCTTCTGTCATCTAAGCATTTTTCTCCAGCCAGGGCAAAGGATCAATTcatgaaagaagcaaataaacCAAATTCCTATAAGATCCTCTATTTTTCCACTTAATACTTACTCccctccacatacacacacaccctctatGCCACcctagttttaaataattttgatttggGGTGGAGGAATCATGGAATAAGCATGATCTTGGTTGGGGGATAATAATGCTCTGAGCTCCTTTTATGGCTTACTCTTTAagatgaaatttttctttcttcattcagtgCCTCAGAAATCCTCAGTACCCAATGGCATTAAGTGTCCTGCCTGCTACAATGTGTATGACATTTCCTGCGACCCAGTTCTTCTTGCCTGCACTGGTACAGAGACAAAGCATGTGGAAGTTATTGGCATAGGTACAACTATTTCCACAGGATTCTTGGTGTTCATTTTCTCAAAGGATATATCTGTGCTAGATATCTTTGCTGTGTAATCATTACTCCAAAACTtggcagtttaaaacaatgagcatttattatttcatggcATCTGAGGGTCAGGAGTCTGGGAGTGGCTTAGTTAAGTGCTACTGGCTGAGTTTCTCATGAAGTTGTAATCTAGCTGTCAGCAGGGCCTGTCACCAGGAAGACCTGCTTCCAAGATCACCCACGTAGTTGTCAGGCTTGATTCTTCTCTACATGGGTCTCTGTGTGGGCTGCCTGGATGTCCTCATAATGTATTCCCCCACAGCaagtgatgagagagagagagagagagagataagagagatggagggagggaggaagagcacTAACTGGCATTTCTCAGGGCAAATGATGacggaggaagaagaggaggagaagagggagggaggaaggagatacTACAGTTTCAAAGTAATCAAATATCAGAAGTGACATTTCTTCACTTCTGTTGTATCCTGTTGGTTGCACAGATCAACTCTGATACAACATGGGAGAAGAGTATACAAGGACATGAATACTAAGAGATTGAAGGCCATCCTAGAGACTAACTACAATGTACAGCAGAGGCTGATACAGAGCCAAGTCCTAGTTCACTCTCCAAAGTTTGGAGGGAGCCATCTatcagaagagagaagggaggagaggagaggatgaggagaggagagggaagatgaAGAGAACATAACTGCTTCCCACAGCAGATTCTGAGACTTGGGAACATGTCATATCATGATCTCCTTGAATGGGAACTTGGGTCATTGGCCATCACCCTCTTCAACAAAGAGGGTGATACCTCAGTTCTGGTTTTATCATCACTACCATTATTGCTATTACCCAAATCCCATGATTCAgcactttatttttcatgatatgATTCTGAAATCTGCAGAAGGACTTGCCATTTTCCTGAGAAAAGTATGGACTTGTAATAAAATGCAaacatgcagggatccctgggtggtgcagcggtttggcgcctgcctttggcccggggtgcgatcctggagacccgggatcgaatcccacatcgggctcccggtgcatggagcctgcttctccctctgcctgggtctctgcctctctgtctctctctgtgtaactatcatgaataaataaataaataaatctaaaaaaaaaaaaaaagaagaagaagatgcaCACATGCTATTCAGATAGAAAACAACAGGTACCAAGGGGCTGTTTAGCTGAATACATGAGTTCTGATCTCaggctttttcctctcttccaacCATCTCTCCCCTAGTCAGAAGGCACTGACTCCAGTCTCAGCTATGCATCTGACACAGCAGGGGCCCTTTGGGATTCATCCTAAACTGAGATGTCGGACCCAAAGGGAACTAAGTCTTGGTCCCTGGACAGAGATGGAGCTGTGGTTCTTGCTTCTTTCACATAAGGCGGAGGGGAATTCTGGGGCATTTTGTGTACCCTTTTCTTCCCCGAGGGAGGCGGATAGGATAGGATGTGGGTAAAGAGGGGAGACAAGAGAGAAGACTAactcttggatttttcttttggcAGATAGTcctatatttatgatttttgccATGGGTTGTGCTACTGAAACTGTCTGCAacttgaggaatataaatatattgaataaCATAAAAATCCATACCAACTGTACAGAATAAAGCAATGGAGATCCCCACTGATGTTCATCACCTCATCAATCTTGACTGGTCCCTTCTTGCTCAAAGCCTTGCTTTGAAGTTTACACACTTCCAAGCTCATAATCCTACAAACCTAAAATGTTGGAGTCCTCTGATGACTCCCCTCCCCAACATTCCCCAGACATTGCATAATTAAATTGCTGATATTTCCTTAAGTATGTTTGTAATCATTTGTTAGTAactcaggtgaaaaaaaaatcttatggggaggggtccctggggtagctcagtggttggcaCCTGCGTTTGGcacagggagtgatcctggaatcctgggatcgagtcctacatcaggatccctgcatggagcctgcttctacctctgcctgtctctgcctctctctctctctctctttctgtgtctctcatgaataaataaataaataaaatatatttttaaaaaatcttattcattcatctaatgGATTCTTTCTTCAACCCAAGTAATAAGTAAGGAAATATTAGATAGCATCTCAGGCTGTGTCCTCCACAAGTCAGGGGCAGTCACAGCCATTCTTCATGTGATGCCATGAGGAAGCAGAGGGGCAAGGAATAACCCTTACAGGATCCAAACTATGATGTCCTCATGGTGCTGAACACAACGGACACCCTGATACCTGCTCAGATGGATCTCTTGATTCTCCAAATTCAGTTTCCTACAGGGTGTAGTAAGttgcttaaaagaaaagaatacctcACACGTAATTATGACCTTCTGGGAAGCAATCTGTTGTCTGTATCATGCTGGGGACCTCACACTCTATAAGCTTATCTGAGCCTGAAATCTACATAGACTGTGGCCTTCTCCTTGGGGCTATGTCTCCATTTTCTCCTCCCTGGGCTTTTGAGGAGGCAGTGTGCAGAGTTTATATGTCCAGGACTCATTTTATGCACATTCTCActgtgtgctcagcacagtgATGGAAACTGTAAAATACACAGGGTCCTCCCTCAGGGATAAGGAGCTAACCCACAGAGAATGATGAAAGGATTGCATGTAACTGCACGGAAAAGGAGGTAGAGTCAATGCTGGTACACAAAGGCGGTAAACTGAGACAAGGCTTGAGGAAGGAATGTGTATGAAAGTGAAGTTTCCATTGGGGAAATGGTAGGCTAAAAAATGGTTAAACAGCAAAGTCCCCAGAAAGGCAGTAAATCAAAATAGAGCCTTCACAGGAGACCTTTGATAAGGAAACCCTTAGGGTAATAATGGGAAATCCTGTGCTGATTCAACTCCAAGGAGGTCACATCAGCTCAAGTGGGCTGGTGTTGCTGTTACCACCACAtacattttacagaggaaaagtGGCAACAGGATGGAGACTCTAACCCAAATGGTCAATTTACAATCTTGGACTTTATTCTCTGTGCCATCCTGCCTCTCAACCAATAACCAAGTCCTGGACACATTAGTTAGCTTGGGGCTACCACAACAAAGCAACATGAACAAGGTGGgttaagcaataaaaaaattacttttctcagttctggaagctggaagtttgAGACCAAGGTGCCATCAACACTGTTGTCTTCTGAGGTCTCTCTTGGGCTATTTCCCCCGTGTCTTCACATCATCCTTCCTCTACATGTGTCTGCTATATATTGGATGTTTGTGCAGCCTACTCCCAAGCAATGGTATTGGATAGTGGGGACTTTCAAAGCCTGCCACCCTCATGAACAgcattagtgcccttataaaagaggctccacagagctcccttgccccttctactgtgtgaggacacaatgagatgGCTGTCTATGAACCTG containing:
- the LOC144284871 gene encoding protein RoBo-1-like, which translates into the protein MCQASPQVVHHAGQTEKGSSYNMLERKVVLQASKCVPRTFSATLGDNQTFRYNYQCCQEELCSQGDFQVPQKSSVPNGIKCPACYNVYDISCDPVLLACTGTETKHVEVIGIDSPIFMIFAMGCATETVCNLRNINILNNIKIHTNCTE